A single Agrococcus sp. ARC_14 DNA region contains:
- a CDS encoding tripartite tricarboxylate transporter substrate binding protein, translated as MKKLTSILAPAAGVVLLLSACAPTPAATPTETVEFPEAGSNVTVVVPYSAGGTTDVTARAFTAALAEELGVNVEVLNTPGAGGQLGLTELAGADPDGYTIGFTNIPSTIPTYVIADRGATYTRESFEPIAALTRTTNYMAVSASSPYETLDDLLEAAADAPGAITVGTASEDETLGVEAAAESAGVEFNVVPYDGGPEKTTALLGGQVDAIIGGGTTIVPGVTNGDFRALGIFGGEQDPFLPEIPTFSSLGIDLDINGFLIVSAPAGTPPEIVDIFEAAAEQAVADTTFQTTVEASFQEPMYVGSEEIAGIWADQEALFTERFGD; from the coding sequence ATGAAGAAGCTCACCAGCATCCTGGCACCTGCGGCGGGAGTCGTCCTGCTCCTGTCTGCGTGCGCGCCGACTCCGGCGGCGACGCCGACCGAGACCGTCGAGTTCCCGGAAGCGGGCTCGAACGTCACGGTCGTCGTGCCCTACAGCGCAGGCGGCACGACAGACGTCACCGCCCGCGCGTTCACCGCGGCGCTCGCGGAGGAGCTCGGCGTCAACGTCGAGGTGCTCAACACTCCGGGCGCCGGCGGGCAGCTCGGCCTGACCGAGCTGGCCGGGGCCGACCCCGACGGCTACACGATCGGGTTCACCAACATCCCCTCGACCATCCCGACCTACGTCATCGCCGACCGGGGTGCGACCTACACGCGCGAGAGCTTCGAGCCGATCGCCGCGCTCACGCGCACGACCAACTACATGGCCGTCAGTGCGAGCAGCCCCTACGAGACGCTCGACGATCTGCTCGAGGCGGCTGCGGATGCGCCTGGCGCGATCACGGTCGGCACGGCGAGCGAAGACGAGACGCTGGGTGTCGAGGCCGCTGCGGAGAGCGCGGGCGTCGAGTTCAACGTCGTGCCGTACGACGGCGGACCCGAGAAGACGACCGCGCTGCTGGGCGGCCAGGTCGACGCCATCATCGGCGGCGGCACCACGATCGTGCCGGGCGTGACGAACGGCGACTTCCGGGCCCTCGGCATCTTCGGTGGCGAGCAGGATCCATTCCTGCCCGAGATCCCGACCTTCTCGTCGCTGGGCATCGACCTCGACATCAATGGCTTCCTGATCGTCTCGGCACCCGCGGGCACGCCTCCGGAGATCGTCGACATCTTTGAGGCTGCCGCCGAGCAGGCCGTCGCCGACACGACGTTCCAGACGACGGTGGAGGCCAGCTTCCAGGAGCCGATGTACGTCGGCTCTGAGGAGATCGCCGGCATCTGGGCCGACCAGGAGGCCCTGTTCACCGAGCGATTCGGCGACTGA
- a CDS encoding MurR/RpiR family transcriptional regulator — protein MSFRESLQASQTRLTDAERRIGTVLLNDSQSAPLLTAAQLAKQADVHESTVVRFAQKLGYAGYIALRLDLASDTSNGPRRRPQPSGEEASLARVVRAQTEVLERLEENVPQAEVDGAMAAVLAGGHHYVLGDGLVGPVAEFFGRKVAILGLPVSVVRQSGVELVVQLAMVRPGDVVTAFTLSTEYAANRAVFDSIRERGATLILITDQPIHTHKPEADFLLAVPRSDLNHGVFVALSAVAYALDYSLMLQLKQRG, from the coding sequence GTGTCGTTTCGCGAATCGTTGCAGGCTTCGCAGACCCGGCTCACCGACGCGGAGCGCCGCATCGGCACGGTGCTCCTGAACGACAGCCAGAGCGCCCCGCTACTCACGGCGGCCCAGCTCGCCAAGCAGGCGGACGTGCATGAGTCGACCGTCGTGCGCTTCGCCCAGAAGCTCGGGTACGCCGGCTACATCGCCCTGCGACTCGATCTCGCATCCGACACCTCCAACGGGCCGCGTCGCCGCCCGCAGCCCAGCGGCGAGGAGGCCTCCCTCGCCCGCGTGGTGCGCGCGCAGACCGAGGTGCTCGAGCGCCTCGAGGAGAACGTGCCGCAGGCCGAGGTCGACGGCGCGATGGCGGCCGTGCTCGCCGGCGGCCACCACTACGTGCTCGGGGACGGCCTCGTCGGGCCGGTCGCGGAGTTCTTCGGCCGCAAGGTCGCCATCCTCGGCCTCCCCGTGTCCGTCGTGCGGCAGTCCGGTGTCGAGCTCGTCGTGCAGCTCGCGATGGTGCGCCCCGGCGACGTCGTGACGGCGTTCACACTGTCGACCGAGTACGCCGCGAACCGAGCCGTCTTCGACTCGATCCGCGAGCGCGGCGCGACCCTGATCCTCATCACCGACCAGCCCATCCACACGCACAAGCCCGAGGCGGACTTCCTGCTGGCGGTGCCTCGCTCGGATCTCAACCACGGCGTGTTCGTCGCACTCTCGGCAGTGGCCTACGCGCTCGACTACTCGCTCATGCTGCAGCTGAAGCAGCGAGGCTAG
- a CDS encoding amidohydrolase family protein — MRIDTHGHFTTAPPKLEAFRGRQLASLNRPSKGTIAISDDEIREGLQRQLREMQASGTDKLIFSPRASGMGHEVGDERVSTYWTQHSNDLIHRASQLYPGTFYPAAQLPQSPGVSPANCIPELRRVVEELGFVGVNVNPDVAGGGQPFTPAISDPWWYPLWEAVVELDVPVLLHATSTVNPALHLNGSHYINSDTAVTFELAWSDLFERFPELKIIVPHGGGSMAYQFNRHRALHIQAGRPPFEERVRNFYFDTALYDRDSIEMLIRKVGADNVLFAAEIVGTAKVIDPETGKQFDDTASFIEDIEWLSAEDKAKVFSGNARKLYSRASF, encoded by the coding sequence ATGCGCATCGACACTCACGGCCACTTCACCACCGCACCGCCGAAGCTCGAGGCCTTCCGCGGCCGCCAGCTCGCATCGCTGAACCGCCCGAGCAAGGGCACGATCGCCATCAGCGACGACGAGATCCGCGAGGGGCTGCAGCGGCAGCTGCGCGAGATGCAGGCGTCGGGCACCGACAAGCTGATCTTCTCGCCGCGCGCCTCGGGCATGGGGCACGAGGTCGGCGACGAGCGCGTCAGCACGTATTGGACGCAGCACAGCAACGACCTCATCCACCGGGCGAGCCAGCTCTACCCCGGAACCTTCTACCCGGCGGCGCAACTGCCGCAGTCGCCTGGCGTGAGCCCGGCCAATTGCATCCCCGAGCTGCGCCGCGTGGTCGAAGAGCTCGGCTTCGTCGGCGTGAACGTCAACCCCGACGTCGCCGGCGGCGGCCAGCCCTTCACGCCCGCGATCAGCGACCCGTGGTGGTACCCGCTGTGGGAGGCGGTCGTCGAGCTCGACGTGCCCGTGCTGCTGCACGCGACATCCACCGTGAACCCTGCGCTGCACCTCAACGGCTCGCACTACATCAACTCCGACACAGCCGTCACGTTCGAGCTGGCCTGGTCGGACCTGTTCGAGCGGTTCCCCGAGCTGAAGATCATCGTGCCGCACGGCGGAGGATCGATGGCCTACCAGTTCAACCGCCACCGCGCGCTGCACATCCAGGCCGGGCGCCCGCCCTTCGAGGAGCGCGTGCGCAACTTCTACTTCGACACCGCGCTCTACGACCGCGACTCGATCGAGATGCTGATCCGCAAGGTCGGCGCCGACAACGTGCTCTTCGCCGCCGAGATCGTCGGGACGGCGAAGGTCATCGACCCCGAGACCGGGAAGCAGTTCGACGACACCGCCTCGTTCATCGAGGACATCGAGTGGCTGAGTGCCGAAGACAAGGCGAAGGTCTTCTCCGGCAACGCCCGCAAGCTCTACTCCCGTGCTTCCTTCTGA
- a CDS encoding VOC family protein: MLTRIDHIDLKVPDLEATVVFLQTLGMQEVRRTAPERGTVEIAFPGDGQVVIELREDRSLSATTLNHIAVSSDALDADTDALHGAGVPVLKRSSFIRDTGRTVANISDPAGSAWQLTD; the protein is encoded by the coding sequence GTGCTGACACGCATCGACCACATCGACCTGAAGGTGCCCGACCTGGAGGCGACCGTCGTCTTCCTGCAGACGCTCGGCATGCAAGAGGTGCGCCGCACCGCGCCCGAGCGCGGCACCGTCGAGATCGCCTTCCCCGGCGACGGTCAGGTCGTGATCGAGCTGCGCGAAGACCGCTCGCTGTCCGCGACGACGCTCAACCACATCGCCGTCAGCTCTGACGCGCTCGATGCCGACACGGATGCGCTGCACGGCGCTGGGGTGCCGGTGCTGAAGCGCTCGTCCTTCATCCGCGACACCGGGCGCACCGTCGCCAACATCTCCGACCCCGCCGGCTCCGCCTGGCAGCTCACCGACTGA
- a CDS encoding tripartite tricarboxylate transporter substrate binding protein, whose protein sequence is MKKALPAAAALAAATLAITGCAPGPSTTETTGSFPESGEVVTLVVPFDAGGITDVFARLFAPELESALGTSVVIENRPGAGGQVGITSMLAAPADGYTIGFTNLPSTLAYLDPARGATYDESSFSLLGGIGLSPTAIAVSSSGPYETLDDLIAAAEAAPGEITLATGGSGASDDFLASVELEETAGIDLNLVTFEGGSADKVTALLGGDIDAVMGSVGGVLAQVASGDMRLIGTATPERSTLTEDVPTFTEAGYDVTISGTLNIAAPAGVPDDVAAALSAAIEEATSSPEFIEASAVAGFEVAFTTPEDFAADWAAQQDLIAPLFE, encoded by the coding sequence ATGAAGAAGGCACTTCCCGCCGCTGCCGCGCTGGCAGCCGCGACCTTGGCAATCACCGGCTGTGCTCCTGGGCCGAGCACCACGGAGACCACCGGGAGCTTCCCGGAGTCCGGCGAAGTCGTCACGCTTGTCGTGCCGTTCGATGCCGGCGGCATCACCGACGTCTTCGCTCGGCTGTTCGCGCCCGAGCTGGAGAGCGCGCTCGGCACGAGCGTCGTCATCGAGAACCGCCCGGGCGCCGGCGGACAGGTGGGCATCACCTCGATGCTCGCGGCCCCCGCCGACGGCTACACGATCGGCTTCACCAACCTCCCCTCGACCCTGGCCTACCTCGACCCGGCTCGCGGCGCGACCTACGACGAGAGCAGCTTCTCGCTGCTCGGCGGCATCGGCCTCAGCCCGACCGCCATCGCGGTCTCGTCGAGCGGCCCCTACGAGACCCTCGACGACCTCATCGCCGCAGCCGAGGCCGCCCCGGGCGAGATCACGCTCGCCACCGGCGGCAGCGGCGCGAGCGACGACTTCCTCGCCTCAGTCGAGCTCGAGGAGACGGCCGGCATCGACCTCAACCTCGTCACATTCGAGGGCGGCTCCGCCGACAAGGTGACCGCACTGCTCGGCGGCGACATCGACGCCGTCATGGGCAGCGTCGGGGGAGTGCTCGCGCAGGTCGCCAGCGGCGACATGCGGCTCATCGGCACCGCCACCCCCGAGCGCAGCACGCTGACAGAGGATGTGCCGACCTTCACCGAGGCGGGCTACGACGTGACCATCTCCGGCACGTTGAACATCGCCGCCCCGGCCGGTGTCCCCGACGACGTCGCTGCCGCACTGTCGGCGGCGATCGAGGAGGCCACGAGCTCCCCGGAGTTCATCGAGGCCTCGGCGGTCGCCGGCTTCGAGGTGGCGTTCACGACCCCCGAGGACTTCGCCGCCGACTGGGCCGCGCAGCAGGACCTCATCGCCCCGCTCTTCGAGTGA
- a CDS encoding tripartite tricarboxylate transporter TctB family protein, producing the protein MQHETSAHNEVAEEIVDEFVEVETDLPVTTGYRIANQVAAALAVLIGAWMAWSALELGLVAPNGTPGAGVFPLAIGTLFGVLGLAWFVLASLGRLDRSADTQFPDRAGIRRILITAVATGVFLWALLWIGYLLAMALYTLALLVLVGDRKWWSSAIIAAVFSAGSYYAFTVGLNLSLPRSAFAFISQFGI; encoded by the coding sequence ATGCAACACGAGACGTCGGCGCACAACGAAGTCGCCGAGGAGATTGTCGACGAGTTCGTCGAGGTCGAGACCGATCTGCCGGTGACCACCGGCTACCGGATCGCGAATCAGGTCGCGGCGGCGCTCGCCGTGCTGATCGGCGCGTGGATGGCGTGGAGCGCGCTCGAGCTCGGCCTCGTCGCGCCCAACGGCACTCCGGGTGCTGGAGTGTTCCCGCTCGCGATCGGCACGCTGTTCGGCGTGCTCGGGCTGGCGTGGTTCGTGCTCGCTTCGCTCGGCAGGCTCGACCGCAGCGCCGACACGCAGTTCCCCGACCGCGCGGGCATCCGCCGCATCCTCATCACCGCGGTCGCGACCGGCGTCTTCCTCTGGGCGCTGCTGTGGATCGGCTACCTGCTGGCGATGGCGCTGTACACGCTCGCGCTGCTCGTGCTCGTCGGCGATCGCAAGTGGTGGTCGAGCGCGATCATCGCGGCGGTCTTCAGCGCCGGCTCGTACTACGCGTTCACCGTGGGCCTGAACCTCTCACTGCCGCGCTCGGCGTTCGCCTTCATCTCGCAGTTCGGCATCTGA
- a CDS encoding RraA family protein, which produces MFLTVDASSIAVAPFERRADKQIVRALAQHPVALIGDAVQRMGMLSAAIRPRTSLGPIAGSILPILVREGDNLAIHRALDEAQEGDVLVVNAQGYTDRAVFGGLLGAGCVARGIAGVVIDGALRDVEEFEELGLPVYARAVSPAGPYKHGPGSVGMPVACGNVVCNPGDVIVGDADGLIVLPVDAIAELLPRVEQQAAYEIDLKAGLVNGASR; this is translated from the coding sequence ATGTTCCTCACCGTTGACGCCAGCTCGATCGCAGTCGCCCCGTTCGAACGACGAGCCGACAAGCAGATCGTGCGCGCATTGGCGCAGCACCCCGTCGCGCTCATCGGCGACGCCGTCCAGCGCATGGGCATGCTCAGTGCTGCGATCCGGCCCCGCACGTCCCTCGGGCCGATCGCCGGCTCGATCCTGCCGATCCTCGTCCGCGAGGGCGACAACCTGGCCATCCACCGCGCACTCGACGAGGCCCAGGAGGGCGACGTGCTCGTCGTCAACGCGCAGGGCTACACCGATCGTGCCGTCTTCGGCGGACTGCTCGGTGCCGGATGCGTCGCACGCGGCATCGCGGGCGTCGTCATCGATGGTGCGCTGCGCGATGTCGAGGAGTTCGAAGAGCTCGGGCTGCCCGTCTACGCACGTGCCGTGAGCCCCGCCGGGCCGTACAAGCACGGGCCGGGCTCCGTGGGCATGCCCGTGGCGTGCGGCAACGTCGTGTGCAATCCCGGCGACGTCATCGTCGGTGATGCCGACGGCCTCATCGTGCTGCCCGTCGACGCGATCGCCGAGCTGCTGCCGCGCGTCGAGCAGCAGGCGGCCTACGAGATCGACCTGAAGGCGGGCCTCGTCAACGGCGCGAGCCGCTGA
- a CDS encoding tripartite tricarboxylate transporter permease, with protein MSTLDQLLNGFVTVFTGENLLLALVGCVLGMLVGILPGFGPAAAVAILLPVTFTLGPIPAIIMLAAILYGASYGGTITAVLLNVPGETSSVATTLDGYQMAKRGRAGAALTIAAIGSFIGCIVGLAGFVVAAPLSRFALEFGAAEFFALTILGLSLVIGLAGKSMIKAMISAMIGLAVGLVGIDPLQGVPRFTFGQAPLLDGLNFIAVVMGIFGVSELLSTVDHSSRFGRVMPVGRIWPTKQDFRRSVGPILRGAPLGFFFGLLPGSPGAATSFASYAIEKAVSKRKSEFGKGAIEGVAGPETANNSLAIAGMIPLFTLGIPTSATTAILMGAFIINGLLPGPLLFQDHPEVPWAIIASMFIGNVILLILNIPLVRVWILFLKTPFPVLYAIVFGFMILGAYTLDNNVFNIGVLLAFGVLGYLLRKLDVPLAPMALTIVLGPLMESNLRRALSISRGDLSVFVTSPIALSLIIAAVLAIGGTLAFRFWSRRRASLAASAAA; from the coding sequence ATGAGCACCCTCGACCAACTGCTCAACGGCTTCGTCACCGTCTTCACGGGCGAGAACCTGCTGCTCGCCCTCGTCGGCTGCGTGCTCGGCATGCTCGTCGGCATCCTGCCGGGCTTCGGCCCCGCGGCCGCCGTGGCGATCCTGCTCCCCGTCACCTTCACGCTGGGCCCGATCCCGGCGATCATCATGCTCGCGGCCATCCTCTACGGCGCCAGCTACGGCGGCACGATCACCGCCGTGCTGCTCAACGTGCCGGGCGAGACATCCTCGGTGGCGACCACGCTCGATGGCTACCAGATGGCCAAGCGCGGCCGTGCCGGCGCCGCGCTGACCATCGCCGCGATCGGCTCGTTCATCGGCTGCATCGTGGGCCTCGCCGGATTCGTCGTCGCAGCACCGCTCAGCCGCTTCGCGCTGGAGTTCGGCGCGGCCGAGTTCTTCGCGCTCACGATCCTGGGGCTGAGCCTCGTCATCGGGCTGGCGGGGAAGTCGATGATCAAGGCGATGATCAGCGCCATGATTGGCCTGGCCGTCGGCCTCGTCGGCATCGATCCGCTGCAGGGGGTGCCGCGCTTCACCTTCGGGCAGGCGCCGCTGCTCGACGGGCTCAACTTCATCGCCGTCGTGATGGGCATCTTCGGAGTCTCCGAGCTGCTCTCGACCGTCGACCACTCGAGCCGCTTCGGCCGCGTGATGCCCGTCGGCCGCATCTGGCCGACCAAGCAGGACTTCCGCCGCTCCGTCGGACCGATCCTGCGTGGCGCACCCCTGGGCTTCTTCTTCGGCCTCCTCCCCGGCTCGCCGGGCGCCGCGACCTCGTTCGCCTCCTACGCCATCGAGAAGGCCGTGTCGAAGCGCAAGAGCGAGTTCGGGAAGGGCGCCATCGAGGGCGTCGCAGGCCCCGAGACCGCGAACAACTCGCTCGCGATCGCCGGCATGATCCCGCTCTTCACGCTCGGCATCCCGACGTCGGCGACCACGGCCATCCTCATGGGTGCCTTCATCATCAACGGTCTGCTGCCGGGCCCGCTGCTGTTCCAGGATCACCCCGAGGTGCCGTGGGCGATCATCGCCAGCATGTTCATCGGCAACGTCATCCTGCTGATCCTGAACATCCCGCTGGTGCGGGTCTGGATCCTCTTCCTGAAGACGCCGTTCCCGGTGCTCTACGCGATCGTGTTCGGCTTCATGATCCTGGGCGCCTACACGCTCGACAACAACGTCTTCAACATCGGCGTGCTGCTCGCCTTCGGCGTGCTCGGCTACCTGCTGCGCAAGCTCGACGTGCCGCTCGCGCCGATGGCGCTAACGATCGTGCTGGGGCCGCTGATGGAGAGCAACCTGCGGCGTGCGCTCTCGATCTCGCGCGGCGACCTGTCGGTGTTCGTGACGAGCCCGATCGCGCTGTCGCTCATCATCGCGGCGGTGCTGGCGATCGGCGGCACCCTCGCCTTCCGGTTCTGGAGCCGGCGGAGGGCTAGCCTCGCTGCTTCAGCTGCAGCATGA
- a CDS encoding RraA family protein gives MTPGFRVLTRTRAVSPEIAAAYLEVPVATVSDSMRRLTAGGSTIRPMHSGSTLSGPAFTVRTRPGDNLMVHLALDLAAPGDIIVVDAGGDLTNAIMGELMVLHAAQRGIGGVVINGAIRDSAELAQQSLPVFAAGVTHRGPYKDGPGEINVPIAIDGMTIEPGDLIIGDADGILAVPFDHAESVLTAARAKLASEERSAEQFRNGTSARDHIRDRAIALGAVFE, from the coding sequence ATGACCCCAGGGTTCAGAGTCCTGACCCGCACGCGAGCGGTCTCGCCCGAGATCGCCGCCGCCTACCTCGAGGTTCCCGTTGCCACGGTGAGCGACTCGATGCGCAGGCTGACCGCTGGCGGCAGCACCATCCGCCCCATGCACAGCGGCTCGACGCTCTCGGGCCCTGCGTTCACCGTGCGCACCCGCCCCGGCGACAACCTGATGGTGCATCTCGCCCTCGACCTCGCGGCGCCTGGCGACATCATCGTGGTGGACGCCGGCGGCGACCTCACGAACGCCATCATGGGCGAGCTGATGGTGCTGCACGCCGCGCAGCGCGGCATCGGCGGCGTCGTCATCAACGGCGCCATCCGCGACAGCGCTGAGCTCGCCCAGCAGTCGCTGCCCGTCTTCGCGGCCGGGGTCACGCATCGCGGCCCCTACAAGGACGGGCCCGGCGAGATCAACGTGCCGATCGCCATAGACGGCATGACCATCGAGCCCGGCGACCTCATCATCGGCGACGCAGATGGGATCCTGGCAGTGCCGTTCGACCACGCCGAGTCGGTGCTCACCGCAGCGCGGGCGAAGCTCGCATCCGAGGAGCGCTCAGCAGAGCAGTTCCGCAACGGCACCAGCGCGCGCGACCACATCCGTGACCGTGCGATCGCGCTCGGCGCCGTCTTCGAATAG